The genomic DNA GAAGAACACTTATAAGGTAAACAAAAACTCTCAAAAATTTCTATAGGCGAGGTCGGCACACGTTCTTTTATTAGATAAAATAAAGATATAACTGTCTCTTCTAAAACTCCAAACTTGCTTTTTGTGCGAACTTTAAAAAACTCTTTGCTATCGGTTATATCTTTGAACCAATTAGTTGTACTTTCGTGATATTTTACAAGGATTCCCGTTATTACTAATGGTCCAAGTAGTGGACCTAAACCGTTTTCATCTATACCTAAAATTATCTTATGCATTAACAAACCCATTTCCTGCAAACCTGAGGCTTGCATTTTGTATTACCTTACAAGGATAGAAAGACCACTTAATATTAGAATAACCGCAAAAACTTTTCTTAATTTTTCTTTGGAAGTATTTATACTAATTTTTGAGCCAAACGGTGCTGCTATCATAGAACCAATTGAAAGGACTAAAGCTACCTTAAAATCAACAAGCCCTCTTACTATATAGCCGATACTTCCAGAAAGAGAATTAAAAAAAATCACAAGAAGAGCGGTTCCTATACAGGCATGCATTGGTATTTGAAGAAAAATATAAAAAAGAGGGATAATTAATACAGCGCCTCCAACTCCACAAAGACCCGAAACAAATCCTGCAAAAGTTCCAATAAGTATAACTGCAAGTTTATTTTCTTTCCTTGGGGTTGAACATTCAACTTGTTTCCCAGGGAAAAGCATTTTAATACCGAGAGAAAGAATCATAAATATAAAAATGTATTTAACTAAATTTTCTGGTAATCTACTTGTAAGGAGGGCTCCTATTTGAGTAGCGACTATCCCAAAAGGGAGTATAAGGAAAGCCAATTTTGAGTTTAGATTACCGCTTTTTTTGTAGTTAAAAAGACTGGAGATAGAAGTAAATACAATAATAGTCAAACTTGTCCCTATGGCAAACTTCATTCGAAGTTTAAAAATATGTACTATAACCGGTATTAGAATAGCTCCACCGCCCATTCCAAACATACCACAAAGAAAACCAG from bacterium includes the following:
- a CDS encoding sulfite exporter TauE/SafE family protein produces the protein MFLAIEGLITGAITGFLCGMFGMGGGAILIPVIVHIFKLRMKFAIGTSLTIIVFTSISSLFNYKKSGNLNSKLAFLILPFGIVATQIGALLTSRLPENLVKYIFIFMILSLGIKMLFPGKQVECSTPRKENKLAVILIGTFAGFVSGLCGVGGAVLIIPLFYIFLQIPMHACIGTALLVIFFNSLSGSIGYIVRGLVDFKVALVLSIGSMIAAPFGSKISINTSKEKLRKVFAVILILSGLSILVR